The Musa acuminata AAA Group cultivar baxijiao chromosome BXJ2-2, Cavendish_Baxijiao_AAA, whole genome shotgun sequence genome has a segment encoding these proteins:
- the LOC103969954 gene encoding serine/threonine-protein phosphatase PP1: MMMTRASMGAMEGPVLDDVIRRLLSGGGKQVQLFEAEIRQLCVEAKKVFLSQPSLLELHAPIKICGDIHGQYIDLLRLFYIGGFPPNSSYLFLGDYVDRGKYSLETICLLLAYKIKYPDKVFLLRGNHEDAKINRVYGFYDECKRRFNIRLWKTFCDCFNCLPMAAVIDKKIFCMHGGLSPELENIYQIRDISRPTEIPDYGLLCDLLWSDPDSDVQGWGESDRGVSVTFGADKLVEFLERNDLDLICRAHQVVEDGYEFFAHRRLVTIFSAPNYCEQFDNVGALLSIDENLLCSFEILKAATPGSSDALVKIPKKPSQGGQV, encoded by the exons ATGATGATGACGAGGGCCTCGATGGGGGCCATGGAAGGGCCGGTGCTCGACGACGTGATAAGGCGGCTGCTCAGCGGCGGCGGCAAGCAGGTCCAACTTTTCGAGGCCGAGATCCGGCAGCTTTGCGTCGAGGCGAAGAAGGTTTTCCTTTCGCAGCCCAGCCTCCTCGAGCTGCACGCCCCTATCAAGATCTGCG GTGACATACATGGGCAATATATTGACCTTTTGAGGCTGTTTTATATAGGTGGATTCCCTCCTAATTCATCTTATCTGTTTCTTGGGGATTATGTGGACAGGGGCAAATATAGCTTGGAAACCATatgcttgctcctagcttataaaATAAAGTATCCTGACAAAGTCTTTCTCCTAAGAGGAAACCATGAAGATGCTAAAATCAATAGAGTCTATGGATTTTATGATGAGTGCAAAAGGAGGTTTAACATTCGGCTATGGAAGACATTTTGTGATTGCTTTAATTGCTTACCCATGGCAGCCGTAATAGATAAAAAGATATTTTGTATGCATGGTGGCCTTTCGCCAGAGTTGGAAAACATTTACCAAATTCGAGATATCTCGAGGCCCACTGAGATTCCAGACTATGGTCTTCTTTGTGATTTGCTTTGGTCTGATCCTGATTCTGATGTACAAGGCTGGGGTGAGAGTGATCGAGGAGTTTCTGTTACTTTTGGTGCTGATAAGCTTGTTGAGTTTTTGGAGAGGAATGATCTAGATCTTATTTGCCGAGCTCATCAA GTAGTGGAGGATGGCTATGAGTTTTTCGCACATAGAAGATTAGTCACAATTTTTTCAGCTCCAAACTATTGTGAACAATTTGATAATGTGGGTGCGTTATTAAGCATAGATGAAAACCTGTTATGTTCATTTGAGATATTAAAAGCAGCCACACCGGGCAGCTCCGATGCATTGGTAAAAATACCTAAGAAG CCATCTCAAGGTGGACAGGTTTAA
- the LOC135605299 gene encoding E3 ubiquitin-protein ligase IPI1-like, with the protein MEIFPGASARVRSGVGFHRFRVSSCSCWRVEGYRRLGHERMGLGESETDAGEGEEVVTCSICFETVMSGGARSMALLQCGHQFHLDCIGSAFNAKGVMQCPNCRKVEKGDWLYSSGPHCLPDVSADEWRHDEDLYNLSHSETTFGVHWHPFSRLARIPSSFAARASSASAQSLVPPYLRAQGSVHQHNQYHNLQSVHGSLMTGMPQVRGLRSLGPPPPLSLPDQGGYFLFPPSASSGHSAVGGENIGRHNFFAWECERFAPYPVMPAQMESSGWRPFLHLTGEGQSEGSFHLSIHLA; encoded by the exons ATGGAGATATTTCCTGGTGCAAGTGCTAGGGTTCGGAGCGGTGTCGGTTTCCATCGGTTCCGTGTTTCTTCGTGTTCTTGTTGGCGGGTCGAGGGGTACCGACGGTTAGGGCATGAGCGAATGGGGCTCGGGGAGTCGGAGACGGACGCCGGGGAAGGGGAAGAGGTGGTCACATGCTCGATATGCTTTGAGACGGTGATGAGCGGCGGGGCCCGGTCCATGGCCTTGCTGCAGTGCGGTCACCAATTCCATCTCG ATTGCATTGGTTCAGCTTTTAATGCTAAAGGAGTGATGCAATGCCCAAATTGTCGGAAAGTTGAGAAAGGGGATTGGCTCTATTCTAGTGGCCCTCACTGCCTGCCGGATGTTAGTGCAGATGAGTGGAGACATGATGAGGACCTCTACAATCTTAGTCATTCAGAAACG ACATTTGGAGTCCATTGGCATCCATTCAGTAGATTAGCAAGGATTCCATCATCTTTTGC AGCCAGAGCCTCTAGCGCCTCTGCACAATCCTTGGTTCCACCATATCTTAGAGCTCAGGGCAGTGTTCATCAACATAACCAATATCACAATCTACAAAGTGTACATGGATCCCTTATGACAGGTATGCCACAAGTAAGAGGTTTGAGGAGTCTTGGGCCACCACCTCCACTGTCGCTTCCAGATCAGGGTGGATATTTCTTGTTTCCTCCATCAGCTTCATCAGGCCATAGTGCCGTAGGTGGCGAGAACATTGGAAGACATAATTTCTTTGCATGGGAATGTGAACGCTTTGCTCCCTACCCTGTTATGCCTGCACAAATGGAATCGAGTGGGTGGAGGCCTTTTCTGCATCTTACTGGTGAAGGCCAGTCAGAAGGCTCATTTCATCTATCGATACATTTAGCTTGA